The following proteins are co-located in the Flavobacterium sp. CECT 9288 genome:
- the dnaB gene encoding replicative DNA helicase, which yields MENFRNINPVKVDKSTIISLEKGKLQPQVLELEEAVLGAMMIDKKGVDDVIDILQPDAFYKEAHKHIFEAIVQLFTETQPIDLLTVSAQLKKNAKLELAGGDFYLIQLTQKISSSAHIEFHSRIILQKFIQRSLIRISTEIIEDSYDETTDVFDLLDRAESKLYEVTQGNIKRSSETAQSLVLQAKKRIEEIAGQEGLSGVATGFDKLDKITSGWQPSDLIIIAARPAMGKTAFVLSMARNMAIDFKMPVALFSLEMASVQLITRLISSETGLSSEKLRTGKLEKHEWEQLSTKVKNLEKAPLFIDDTPSLSIFDLRAKARRLVSQHGIRIIIVDYLQLMTAGGSGKGGGNREQEISTISRNLKALAKELNVPVIALSQLSRAVETRGSSKRPLLSDLRESGAIEQDADIVSFLYRPEYYKIDEWDDDEASPTTGQAEIMIAKHRNGSIENVRLKFIGHLGKFDNLEDYSGSYDDLPSSMNQDDNPFITKNLPSANEAFGSNFNDDEDDSDVPF from the coding sequence ATGGAAAATTTCAGAAATATTAATCCTGTAAAGGTTGATAAAAGCACAATAATAAGCCTAGAAAAAGGAAAATTGCAGCCTCAAGTACTGGAACTAGAGGAAGCAGTTCTAGGCGCAATGATGATCGATAAAAAAGGGGTTGATGATGTAATTGATATTTTGCAACCAGATGCTTTTTACAAAGAAGCACACAAACATATTTTTGAAGCCATCGTTCAATTGTTTACTGAGACACAACCTATAGATTTATTGACGGTATCGGCTCAGTTGAAGAAAAACGCAAAACTAGAGTTGGCAGGTGGCGATTTTTATTTAATCCAGCTTACGCAAAAGATATCCTCATCAGCACATATAGAATTTCACTCTAGAATTATACTTCAAAAATTCATTCAACGAAGTTTAATTCGGATTTCAACTGAAATTATTGAAGATTCTTATGATGAAACTACAGATGTTTTTGATTTATTAGACAGAGCCGAATCGAAGCTTTATGAAGTTACTCAAGGAAACATAAAACGAAGTTCAGAAACAGCACAAAGTCTTGTACTGCAGGCCAAAAAACGTATTGAAGAAATTGCAGGTCAAGAGGGATTAAGTGGTGTAGCCACTGGTTTTGATAAGCTAGACAAAATTACATCAGGATGGCAACCAAGTGATTTAATTATTATTGCTGCAAGACCCGCCATGGGAAAAACAGCATTTGTATTATCTATGGCTAGAAACATGGCTATTGATTTTAAAATGCCGGTTGCCTTATTTTCTTTAGAGATGGCATCGGTGCAATTAATTACACGTTTAATTTCATCCGAGACTGGATTATCATCTGAAAAACTGCGTACAGGTAAATTAGAAAAACACGAGTGGGAGCAATTAAGTACCAAAGTTAAAAATTTAGAAAAAGCACCTCTTTTTATTGATGATACTCCATCCTTATCTATTTTTGATTTACGTGCCAAGGCAAGACGTTTGGTTTCCCAACATGGTATCCGTATTATAATTGTCGATTATTTGCAATTAATGACTGCTGGCGGAAGCGGAAAAGGTGGCGGAAACAGAGAGCAAGAAATATCTACTATTTCCCGAAATTTAAAAGCATTGGCTAAGGAGTTAAATGTGCCTGTTATTGCACTTTCTCAACTTTCGCGTGCGGTTGAAACGCGTGGTTCTAGTAAACGTCCGTTACTTTCTGATTTACGTGAATCTGGAGCTATTGAGCAGGATGCTGATATTGTATCCTTCTTGTACCGTCCGGAGTATTATAAAATAGACGAATGGGATGATGACGAAGCTTCGCCAACCACAGGTCAAGCCGAAATCATGATTGCAAAACACCGTAATGGTAGTATAGAAAACGTACGACTTAAGTTTATAGGACACTTAGGTAAATTTGACAACTTAGAGGATTATAGTGGCAGCTATGATGATTTGCCTTCTAGTATGAACCAAGACGATAATCCTTTTATTACAAAAAATTTGCCATCAGCAAATGAAGCTTTTGGAAGTAATTTTAATGATGATGAAGATGATAGTGATGTTCCCTTTTAA
- a CDS encoding acetyl-CoA carboxylase carboxyltransferase subunit alpha: MEYLDFELPIKELEEQLDKCLIIGEESDVDVTNTCKQISKKLEETKKNIYKNLTAWQRVQLSRHPNRPYVLEHITNLTKGTFLELFGDRGFKDDKAMIGGLGQINGQSFMFVGQQKGINTKMRQFRNFGMANPEGYRKALRLMKMAEKFGIPVVTLIDTPGAYPGLEAEERGQGEAIARNIFEMINLKVPIITIIVGEGASGGALGIGVGDKVYMMENTWYSVISPESCSSILWKSWEYKEQAADALKLTSADMKRQKLVDDIIPEPLGGAHYDKETTFKTVEQYILKGYNELKDLSTADLIAQRMEKYSKMGEFKE; encoded by the coding sequence ATGGAATATTTAGATTTTGAGCTTCCAATAAAAGAACTTGAAGAGCAATTGGACAAATGTCTTATTATTGGTGAAGAATCAGATGTTGATGTAACGAATACTTGCAAACAAATAAGCAAGAAACTAGAAGAAACTAAAAAGAATATTTATAAAAATTTAACGGCTTGGCAACGTGTTCAGCTTTCTAGACACCCAAATAGGCCTTATGTTTTGGAGCATATTACGAATCTTACCAAAGGTACTTTTTTAGAACTTTTTGGAGATAGAGGTTTTAAGGACGACAAAGCCATGATAGGTGGACTTGGTCAAATTAATGGACAATCGTTCATGTTTGTTGGTCAACAAAAAGGGATCAATACTAAAATGCGTCAGTTTCGTAATTTCGGGATGGCTAATCCAGAAGGATATAGAAAAGCATTGCGCTTGATGAAAATGGCCGAAAAATTTGGTATTCCAGTGGTAACACTTATTGATACTCCGGGAGCTTATCCAGGTCTTGAAGCTGAAGAGCGCGGACAAGGAGAAGCTATTGCTAGAAACATTTTTGAGATGATTAACTTGAAAGTGCCAATTATTACTATTATTGTAGGTGAAGGTGCTTCAGGTGGTGCATTAGGAATAGGAGTAGGGGACAAGGTATACATGATGGAAAACACATGGTACTCGGTTATTTCACCAGAATCTTGTTCGTCTATTTTATGGAAAAGTTGGGAGTACAAGGAACAAGCCGCCGACGCTTTGAAACTGACTTCAGCTGATATGAAAAGGCAAAAACTAGTTGATGATATTATACCAGAACCGCTAGGTGGAGCTCATTATGATAAAGAAACTACCTTTAAAACAGTAGAGCAGTATATCTTAAAAGGCTATAACGAACTGAAAGACTTATCAACAGCTGATCTTATAGCTCAGAGAATGGAGAAATACAGTAAAATGGGAGAGTTTAAAGAGTAA
- a CDS encoding LptF/LptG family permease, with the protein MLTIIDKYILKRYLATFAVMLLLFIPIGIVVDVSEKINKLLENKVPIVEIALYYYNFTVYFANSLFPIFLFLSVIWFTSKLANDTEIIAILSSGISFTRFLRPYIMGASIVSVFVLLMGFFVVPSASEGFNNFRYMYLKGGGKEAMRGDNTDVYRQINDTDFIYVNSFNTETKTAFSFSLERFKNDKLVHKITASRITWNPKDSTYTLFDYAKRTVGPLNDVIVKLPEKKAVFDFDLEDLTPVVYIAETLNLGKLNAFIDKERERGSSNINVYLVVLYKKYSVPISAFILTIIAVAVSSMKRRGGMGTNLAIGIALAFSFVFFDKIFGVLAEKSSIPPLLAVWLPNIVFGILAIYLLRNAKR; encoded by the coding sequence ATGCTTACAATAATAGACAAATACATTCTTAAAAGATATTTAGCCACATTTGCGGTAATGTTGTTGTTGTTTATTCCAATAGGGATTGTGGTGGATGTATCTGAGAAGATTAATAAACTGCTTGAAAATAAGGTTCCTATTGTTGAAATAGCGCTTTATTATTACAATTTTACGGTTTATTTTGCCAATTCTCTTTTTCCTATATTTTTGTTTTTATCGGTGATTTGGTTTACCTCAAAACTGGCCAATGATACTGAGATTATTGCCATACTGAGTTCGGGTATTTCCTTTACCCGTTTTTTGAGGCCTTATATTATGGGTGCTTCTATAGTATCTGTATTTGTATTGTTGATGGGTTTTTTTGTGGTGCCATCTGCCAGTGAAGGTTTTAATAATTTTAGGTACATGTACTTAAAAGGAGGCGGTAAAGAAGCCATGAGAGGTGATAATACCGATGTGTACAGGCAAATAAATGATACTGATTTTATTTATGTAAACAGTTTTAATACCGAGACTAAGACGGCTTTTAGTTTTTCTCTAGAGCGTTTTAAAAATGATAAACTGGTACATAAAATTACAGCCAGTAGAATTACTTGGAACCCAAAAGACAGTACCTACACTTTGTTTGACTATGCAAAAAGAACAGTAGGCCCACTAAATGATGTCATTGTTAAACTCCCTGAAAAGAAAGCCGTTTTTGATTTTGACTTAGAGGATTTAACACCAGTAGTGTATATAGCAGAGACCCTAAATTTAGGGAAATTAAATGCTTTTATAGACAAAGAACGCGAGCGAGGTTCTTCAAACATAAATGTATATCTCGTAGTTTTGTATAAAAAATATAGTGTGCCCATTTCAGCATTTATTTTAACCATTATTGCAGTTGCTGTTTCATCTATGAAACGTAGAGGCGGAATGGGAACCAATCTAGCCATAGGAATTGCACTTGCTTTTTCATTTGTATTTTTTGATAAAATCTTTGGGGTACTAGCAGAAAAGTCCAGTATTCCGCCATTACTAGCCGTATGGCTGCCCAATATTGTTTTTGGAATTTTAGCCATTTATTTACTACGCAATGCAAAACGATAA
- the tgt gene encoding tRNA guanosine(34) transglycosylase Tgt gives MKFDLLKNDPLSKARAGTITTDHGVIETPIFMPVGTVASVKGVHQRELKDDINPDIILGNTYHLYLRPQTEILEKAGGLHKFMNWDRNILTDSGGYQVYSLSANRKIKEEGVKFKSHIDGSYHFFTPENVMEIQRTIGADIIMAFDECTPYPCDYNYAKRSMKMTHRWLDRCINHLDTLPFKYGYEQTFFPIVQGSTYKDLRRQSAEYIANSNQQGNAIGGLSVGEPAEEMYAMTEVVCEILPEDKPRYLMGVGTPINILENIALGIDMFDCVMPTRNARNGMLFTANGTINIKNKKWEADFSPIDEMGITFVDTEYTKAYLRHLFAANEYLGKQIATIHNLGFYMWLVREARKHILAGDFKPWKEMMVKNMSQRL, from the coding sequence ATGAAGTTTGATTTATTAAAAAATGATCCGCTATCTAAGGCCAGAGCGGGAACAATTACAACAGATCACGGTGTGATTGAAACGCCAATTTTTATGCCTGTAGGTACTGTGGCCTCTGTAAAAGGAGTACACCAAAGGGAATTAAAAGACGATATTAATCCAGATATTATTCTGGGAAATACCTATCACTTATACTTGCGACCGCAAACTGAAATTCTTGAAAAAGCAGGTGGTTTGCATAAGTTTATGAACTGGGATCGCAATATTTTGACTGATTCTGGCGGGTATCAAGTATATTCTTTGAGTGCCAATAGAAAAATTAAGGAAGAGGGCGTTAAGTTTAAATCCCACATTGATGGTTCTTACCATTTTTTTACGCCTGAGAATGTTATGGAAATTCAGCGAACCATAGGTGCTGATATCATCATGGCATTTGATGAGTGTACGCCTTATCCTTGTGATTACAATTATGCCAAGCGCTCTATGAAAATGACGCACCGCTGGCTAGACCGTTGTATCAATCATCTGGACACGCTTCCGTTTAAGTACGGGTATGAGCAAACTTTTTTTCCAATTGTTCAAGGAAGTACGTATAAAGATTTAAGAAGACAATCAGCAGAATATATTGCCAATTCTAATCAACAAGGTAATGCCATAGGCGGTTTATCTGTAGGGGAACCAGCTGAGGAAATGTATGCCATGACTGAAGTAGTGTGTGAAATATTACCTGAGGATAAACCAAGATATTTAATGGGTGTGGGAACGCCTATAAACATTCTTGAGAATATTGCTTTGGGTATTGACATGTTTGATTGTGTGATGCCTACACGTAATGCCCGTAACGGAATGTTGTTTACAGCAAATGGAACCATTAATATTAAAAATAAAAAGTGGGAAGCTGATTTTTCTCCTATTGATGAAATGGGAATCACCTTTGTTGATACAGAATATACAAAAGCGTATTTGCGTCACCTTTTTGCAGCAAATGAATATTTAGGTAAACAAATTGCTACCATTCACAATCTTGGATTTTACATGTGGTTAGTGCGCGAGGCTAGAAAACACATCTTAGCAGGAGACTTTAAACCTTGGAAAGAGATGATGGTTAAAAACATGAGCCAACGTTTGTAA
- a CDS encoding NAD-dependent succinate-semialdehyde dehydrogenase, which translates to MAIKSVNPYTLETLKTFDEITDSQLEQAIDNAHDAYLDWKKTSYEDRSALLLKIAATFRSKKKELSEMITTEMGKLIGQSEYEIEYCANIFEYYAKNGAEFLADQKITTAVGEAVLTKAPIGVILAVEPWNFPFYQVARVVAPNLMIGNTIVLKHSSNVPQCAQAFLDIFTEIQAPKGLYTNLFLSSKKIEKLIENPKIQGACLTGSEKAGASLAQFAGKNIKKSVLELGGNDPFIVLEDADIDRATDLAIKGRMINNGQSCVASKRFIVLEQVADAFLEKFTQKMEALKLGDPMDKETQLGPLSSQDALDTLLEQVNTTIKQGATVVTGGKQANLKGVFMQPTILTHLKPDMLAYQEELFGPVASFYRVKNDEEAIELANATRFGLGSSIFSKDIERAKNMAKQIDSGMVFINQPTKSNESLPFGGTKRSGYGRELSALGMDEFVNKKLIHAVSETDIL; encoded by the coding sequence ATGGCTATCAAATCCGTTAATCCATATACCTTAGAAACGCTAAAAACGTTTGACGAAATTACAGATTCCCAGTTAGAACAAGCAATTGACAATGCACATGACGCTTACTTAGACTGGAAAAAAACTAGCTACGAAGATCGTTCAGCATTACTACTTAAAATTGCTGCTACCTTTCGATCAAAAAAGAAAGAATTGTCTGAAATGATCACCACCGAAATGGGGAAATTAATCGGACAATCAGAATATGAAATTGAATATTGCGCCAATATTTTTGAGTATTATGCCAAAAATGGAGCTGAATTTTTAGCCGATCAAAAAATAACCACTGCAGTAGGCGAAGCCGTTTTGACCAAAGCCCCAATTGGTGTTATCCTTGCCGTTGAACCTTGGAATTTTCCTTTTTATCAAGTTGCCCGCGTGGTTGCTCCTAACTTAATGATTGGGAATACCATCGTGCTCAAACATTCCTCAAACGTACCGCAATGTGCCCAAGCATTTCTAGATATTTTTACCGAAATACAAGCTCCAAAAGGTTTATATACCAACTTGTTTTTATCTTCAAAAAAGATTGAGAAACTAATTGAAAACCCAAAAATTCAAGGTGCTTGTTTAACCGGAAGTGAAAAAGCAGGAGCTTCACTTGCCCAATTTGCTGGGAAAAACATTAAAAAATCAGTATTAGAACTGGGGGGAAATGATCCGTTTATTGTTTTGGAAGATGCCGATATTGACCGTGCAACCGACTTAGCAATTAAAGGCCGAATGATCAATAACGGACAAAGCTGCGTGGCTTCAAAAAGATTTATCGTTTTAGAGCAAGTAGCCGATGCATTTTTAGAAAAATTCACTCAAAAAATGGAAGCCTTAAAACTGGGCGATCCCATGGACAAAGAAACGCAACTAGGACCATTATCCAGTCAAGATGCCCTAGACACCTTATTAGAACAAGTAAACACCACCATAAAACAAGGCGCAACGGTTGTTACTGGTGGAAAGCAAGCAAATTTAAAAGGCGTTTTCATGCAACCTACCATTTTAACCCATTTAAAACCAGATATGCTTGCGTATCAAGAAGAATTATTTGGTCCCGTAGCCAGTTTTTACCGCGTAAAAAATGATGAAGAAGCCATTGAATTGGCCAATGCTACTCGATTTGGTTTAGGAAGTTCCATTTTTTCAAAAGACATAGAAAGAGCAAAAAATATGGCCAAACAAATCGATTCTGGAATGGTTTTCATCAATCAACCCACAAAATCAAACGAAAGTTTACCCTTTGGCGGAACAAAAAGATCAGGTTATGGTAGAGAACTCTCTGCATTGGGGATGGATGAATTTGTAAATAAAAAATTAATTCATGCCGTTTCAGAAACCGACATCTTATAA
- the xerA gene encoding site-specific tyrosine recombinase/integron integrase, producing MNWKAAPLIHKDENRIALYFEKNQDLIQQVKQISGARWSQQKKLWHIPDTIENRIQFQIQADPTQQISLEAIHYLEKFKQWLQSKRYSQNTITTYSEALKTFLLFFPEKNIPEIDNNDVILFNNNYILHKKLSESYQNQIVNAIKLFFKIVMDTKIDIEKIHRPKRAKVLPNVLSKEEVKLILNAHSNLKHKTMLSLIYSCGLRRSELLNLKPADIDSKRGVVIIRQSKGKKDRITPLSQKILELLREYYSLYRPSIWLFEGQNAGEKYSEYSLQSVLKQALQKVGNTKLVTLHWLRHSFATHLLESGTDLRYIQELLGHNSSKTTEIYTHVSTKSLQQIKSPFDDL from the coding sequence ATGAACTGGAAAGCAGCACCCTTAATACACAAAGACGAAAATAGAATTGCACTCTATTTTGAAAAAAACCAAGATCTTATTCAACAAGTCAAGCAAATAAGCGGCGCTAGATGGAGCCAACAAAAAAAACTGTGGCACATACCCGATACTATTGAAAACCGAATCCAGTTTCAAATTCAAGCAGACCCTACACAGCAAATTTCTCTAGAAGCAATTCATTATTTAGAAAAATTCAAACAATGGCTGCAATCCAAAAGGTATAGCCAAAACACCATAACCACCTACTCTGAGGCCTTAAAAACATTTTTGCTCTTTTTTCCAGAAAAAAACATCCCCGAAATAGACAATAATGATGTAATCCTATTCAATAACAACTACATTCTACATAAAAAATTATCTGAATCCTATCAAAATCAAATTGTAAACGCCATCAAACTCTTTTTTAAAATAGTAATGGACACTAAAATTGACATTGAGAAAATACATAGACCAAAACGCGCCAAAGTATTACCCAATGTATTAAGCAAAGAAGAAGTAAAACTAATTTTGAATGCCCACAGCAACCTCAAACACAAAACAATGCTTTCCCTAATTTATAGTTGTGGCTTGCGTAGAAGCGAACTATTAAACTTAAAACCAGCCGATATTGATTCTAAAAGAGGAGTTGTTATTATTAGACAAAGTAAGGGTAAGAAAGACAGAATTACACCATTATCCCAAAAGATATTAGAATTGCTGCGAGAATATTATAGTTTATACAGGCCTAGCATTTGGTTATTTGAGGGGCAAAATGCAGGAGAAAAATACTCTGAATACAGTTTACAAAGCGTTTTAAAACAGGCGCTACAAAAAGTAGGAAATACAAAACTAGTTACACTTCACTGGTTACGACATAGTTTTGCCACCCATCTATTAGAAAGCGGCACTGATTTAAGGTATATTCAAGAATTATTGGGTCATAACAGCAGCAAAACTACCGAAATTTACACCCACGTAAGTACGAAAAGTTTGCAACAAATTAAAAGTCCGTTTGATGATTTATAA
- a CDS encoding M48 family metallopeptidase — translation MKKLLILTIFLSIVSCNGQEKEAKDLVKKANDLFMKSNQDENVKIDSCLVLVDKAIEIDGSYFNAYYTKSKFLTWKKDIKESIKNNAKMIELRPQQPLWKIQRGLFFDIDGNKTEAEKNYKIGLSEYENLLKTELKNDFNFRMEYLSALETKGELKKAELELKNISRDFPDNEILKVYKTEYKFKTKAELIALWHNGTDN, via the coding sequence ATGAAAAAACTACTTATTCTGACAATATTTTTATCGATTGTTTCTTGTAATGGACAAGAAAAAGAAGCCAAAGATTTAGTAAAAAAAGCTAACGATTTATTTATGAAATCTAATCAAGACGAAAATGTAAAAATCGACAGTTGTTTAGTTTTAGTTGACAAAGCTATCGAAATTGACGGAAGTTATTTTAATGCTTATTATACCAAAAGTAAATTCTTGACTTGGAAAAAAGACATTAAAGAATCGATTAAAAATAATGCGAAAATGATTGAACTAAGACCACAACAACCTTTATGGAAAATTCAACGAGGACTTTTTTTTGACATCGATGGAAACAAAACTGAAGCTGAAAAAAATTATAAAATTGGTTTAAGTGAATATGAAAACTTATTGAAAACCGAACTGAAAAATGATTTTAACTTCCGAATGGAATATTTATCTGCTTTAGAAACAAAAGGAGAACTTAAAAAAGCAGAACTTGAACTGAAAAACATAAGTCGAGATTTTCCAGACAACGAAATATTAAAAGTGTATAAAACTGAATACAAATTTAAAACTAAAGCCGAATTAATTGCTTTGTGGCATAACGGAACTGATAATTAG
- a CDS encoding DUF4844 domain-containing protein, translating into MNNKILALEKLKRKEKFSNEEWNNRGLNPSEKSLCIKLEKSFNDLLTNLVSANNTKKTDKEIEFIFERYLKEIKSDELDTEEREFVVDYFAEIAEILNIRSINEKLNFWTYGIEAYNHEEAERKASEKILAGERERHEILSIECQKCKTQLETFVLERDNDIPSFEFDIIKCVKCSELNILDKGYGIKRYRFLNYELVEELTKEEYDLPKALQRLEQLKTRE; encoded by the coding sequence GTGAATAATAAGATTTTAGCATTAGAAAAATTAAAACGTAAGGAAAAATTCTCTAACGAAGAATGGAATAATCGCGGGTTGAATCCTTCTGAAAAAAGTCTATGCATTAAACTTGAAAAATCTTTTAATGATTTACTAACGAATTTAGTTTCTGCAAATAATACAAAAAAAACGGATAAAGAAATTGAGTTCATATTTGAACGCTATTTAAAGGAAATTAAATCCGACGAATTAGATACAGAAGAAAGAGAATTTGTTGTGGATTATTTTGCTGAGATTGCGGAAATTTTAAACATTAGGAGTATTAATGAAAAATTAAACTTTTGGACATACGGAATTGAAGCTTATAATCATGAGGAAGCCGAAAGAAAAGCTTCGGAAAAAATATTAGCAGGAGAAAGAGAAAGACACGAAATTCTTTCCATAGAATGCCAAAAATGCAAAACTCAATTGGAAACTTTTGTATTGGAACGAGATAATGACATTCCTAGTTTTGAGTTTGACATAATTAAATGTGTAAAATGTTCTGAACTCAATATTCTCGATAAAGGTTATGGAATAAAAAGATATAGATTCCTAAATTATGAACTAGTAGAAGAGTTGACAAAAGAGGAATATGATTTACCGAAAGCTTTACAAAGATTAGAACAATTAAAAACCCGAGAATAA
- a CDS encoding metallophosphoesterase — protein MTFKNKFKSIIFLLISIVIIWLLWIPFYRIDKDKGFVKFHWSGLSAIFDERPLGIKLNYYEEVNYQGLDGPYLYQNDTIKKVYYVTEQNSLVEEKFGKIDSLIVKVSNDDKDIFFVKPAVIENEKSIYELPCKIIAISDIEGNFNALSSFLISNGVINKNFEWTFDKGHLVLLGDFVDRGENVTQVLWLIYKLEFDAKKSGGKVHFVLGNHEIMNLQGRPAYANEKYIKIAQTLSGKKDFSEAYLSLYNEDNFLTNWLNSKNATVKIGDLLFVHGGISPKILLYKHSIEQINQNIRKNAKSDIYSKTSGDSFTDLINGKEGIFWYRGMATDYKYYDKIKQIEYEKILKFFRVKKCVIGHTINEDISTDFNNSLIKIDVLHGLEKRSKKTKGVLFEKEKVFKIDALGIKSELK, from the coding sequence ATGACATTTAAAAACAAATTTAAAAGTATTATTTTTTTATTAATTTCAATTGTAATTATTTGGCTACTATGGATACCTTTTTACAGAATCGACAAAGATAAAGGATTTGTCAAATTTCATTGGAGTGGTTTGTCAGCCATCTTTGACGAGAGGCCATTAGGTATTAAACTAAATTATTACGAAGAGGTAAATTATCAAGGATTAGACGGACCTTATCTTTATCAAAATGATACAATTAAAAAAGTATATTATGTTACAGAACAAAATAGTTTAGTAGAAGAAAAATTTGGTAAAATTGATTCTTTAATCGTAAAAGTTAGTAATGATGATAAGGATATTTTCTTTGTAAAACCAGCAGTAATTGAAAACGAAAAGAGTATTTATGAATTGCCCTGTAAAATAATAGCTATATCTGATATTGAAGGAAATTTTAATGCGTTGAGCAGTTTTCTTATTTCAAATGGAGTAATAAATAAGAATTTTGAATGGACTTTTGATAAAGGTCATTTAGTGTTACTTGGTGACTTTGTAGATAGAGGAGAAAATGTCACACAAGTTTTATGGTTAATCTACAAATTAGAATTTGATGCAAAAAAAAGTGGAGGAAAAGTACATTTTGTATTGGGAAACCATGAAATAATGAATTTACAAGGCAGACCAGCTTATGCCAATGAAAAATATATAAAAATTGCACAGACCTTGAGTGGTAAAAAAGATTTTAGCGAAGCTTATTTATCTCTATACAATGAAGATAACTTTTTAACCAATTGGTTAAACTCAAAAAATGCAACTGTAAAAATTGGAGATTTACTATTTGTTCACGGAGGAATAAGTCCAAAAATACTACTTTACAAACACAGCATAGAACAAATAAATCAAAATATAAGGAAGAACGCAAAAAGTGATATATATAGCAAGACGTCAGGAGATTCTTTTACTGACTTAATAAATGGAAAGGAAGGTATTTTTTGGTACAGAGGTATGGCAACAGATTATAAATACTATGATAAAATAAAGCAAATTGAATATGAGAAAATCTTAAAATTTTTTAGGGTAAAAAAATGTGTTATAGGACATACAATAAATGAAGACATTTCAACAGATTTTAACAACAGTCTAATTAAAATTGATGTGCTACATGGACTTGAAAAAAGATCTAAAAAAACAAAAGGGGTATTATTTGAAAAAGAAAAAGTGTTCAAAATTGACGCTTTGGGGATTAAATCAGAATTGAAATGA
- a CDS encoding CbrC family protein translates to MELPKFKFSPNAYELNVFEKVDGICSCCNENRNLKYTGSFYSKKEPDYICPWCIENGKVAEMFDGVFNDYDGIENYKNIDNKELLLEVSKRTPSYISWQQEVWLTHCNEPCKLISYADTKTIEPLIDELIDDIENNGYETEMVKEYLSKDGSLVGYLFQCVNCGQHRLHIDCD, encoded by the coding sequence ATGGAATTACCGAAATTCAAATTTAGTCCAAACGCATATGAACTTAATGTTTTTGAAAAAGTTGACGGAATTTGTTCGTGTTGTAACGAAAATAGAAATCTAAAATACACAGGTTCATTTTACAGTAAAAAAGAACCCGATTATATTTGTCCTTGGTGTATTGAAAACGGAAAAGTTGCAGAAATGTTTGATGGAGTATTTAATGACTACGATGGAATTGAAAATTATAAAAATATTGATAATAAAGAACTACTATTAGAAGTAAGTAAACGTACACCAAGTTATATAAGTTGGCAACAAGAAGTTTGGCTAACTCACTGTAACGAACCTTGTAAATTAATCAGCTATGCAGACACTAAAACTATTGAACCGTTAATAGATGAATTGATTGATGATATTGAGAATAATGGTTATGAAACTGAAATGGTCAAAGAATATTTATCAAAAGATGGAAGTTTAGTTGGCTATTTGTTTCAATGCGTGAATTGTGGACAACATAGATTACACATAGATTGTGATTAA